In Methanococcus voltae, the sequence AATCCACGATATCAACGTTTTCATTTGGTTGGTGAGCTGTTTCATTGCCCATACCCCATACAACAGCTTCATATCCTTTAACTCTTATAGGTGCTGCTACAGTACCACCACCCATTCCGCATAATTCTGGTTCTATATTCAATATTTTATCAATAGAATCACATATTTCTACAACAGATTTTGAATTTTCAGATAATTTTCCAGATTTTTCTAAATTTTCTACATTATAAGTAATTTCAATATTATCAGATAAATCTTCACAATAATATTTCAAATTAATAGGCAATTCTCTTTTAAATTTCATAATTGTATTGTCTATTGTTTTTAAAACATCATCTACATTATAATCGGGTAAAACTCTGCAATCGAAATACATTTCAACATTCCCTGGGATAGTATTTGCATTTTCTACGGAATTTTTAACGATTGTTGGTTCAAAACTTGAATAAGGGAATGTAAATATATCATCTTTTGCGTTATATGTATTATATAGAGTTTTATAGAGCATATCGCCGAATAAAAATGACAGCATACCTGCATTTATTCCTTTATGTGGCGTACTACCGTGGCATTGGAAACCAGTGATTGTAAATTTAATCCACATTATTTGTTTTTCAGCAATTTCTACAAGATTTCCATGACCCACTCCAAAATCTGGAACTATTATGACGTCTCCTTTTTTAAATATCTCATCTTCGTATTTTAAAAGATGTCTAATACCATAAGTACTACCGTTTTCTTCGTCAGCTACAAAAATTAGTTTTAAATTATACTTTAAATCATCTGCAGTGATTGATTTTTGCTTTAATTCGTCTAACAATAATTTTAAAATTAAAAAAGATGAAACTATACCTTTTCCGTTGTCTTCACTACCCC encodes:
- a CDS encoding M20 family metallo-hydrolase produces the protein MQNKLKNQLKTNNKYNISNSPKLLNLLKKQDENLYKKELETETINIASNLIRINSVNPGFGGKGEFEEAQYILKKLNEYVEKYNVDLKIKEYNTTDNDNIIRPNIVVDLDLNKENSLTIISHMDIVPEGDIALWDTEPYEPVIKNGKIYGRGSEDNGKGIVSSFLILKLLLDELKQKSITADDLKYNLKLIFVADEENGSTYGIRHLLKYEDEIFKKGDVIIVPDFGVGHGNLVEIAEKQIMWIKFTITGFQCHGSTPHKGINAGMLSFLFGDMLYKTLYNTYNAKDDIFTFPYSSFEPTIVKNSVENANTIPGNVEMYFDCRVLPDYNVDDVLKTIDNTIMKFKRELPINLKYYCEDLSDNIEITYNVENLEKSGKLSENSKSVVEICDSIDKILNIEPELCGMGGGTVAAPIRVKGYEAVVWGMGNETAHQPNENVDIVDLLNMGKIYLTMMIKEDKN